In Pongo abelii isolate AG06213 chromosome 15, NHGRI_mPonAbe1-v2.0_pri, whole genome shotgun sequence, a single window of DNA contains:
- the EMC9 gene encoding ER membrane protein complex subunit 9 isoform X2 → MGFAHSWLLTPLIFPLHSPGPLALKIAGRIAEFFPDAVLIMLDNQKLVPQPRVPPVIVLENQGLCWVPKDKNLVMWRDWEESRQMVGALLEDRAHQHLVDFDCHLDDIRQDWTNQRLNTQITQWVGPTNGNGNA, encoded by the exons ATGGGTTTTGCCCACAGTTGGCTCCTCACTCCTCTGATCTTCCCTCTACACAGCCCTGGGCCCCTGGCCTTGAAAATTGCTGGGCGAATTGCAGAATTCTTCCCTGATGCAGTACTTATTATG TTGGATAATCAGAAActggtgcctcagcctcgtgTGCCCCCGGTCATCGTCCTGGAGAACCAAGGTCTCTGCTGGGTCCCTAAGGATAAGAACTT AGTGATGTGGAGGGACTGGGAAGAGTCACGGCAGATGGTGGGAGCTCTACTGGAAGATCGGGCCCACCAGCACCTTGTGGACTTTGACTGCCACCTTGATGACATCCGGCAGGACTGGACCAACCAGCGGCTCAACACTCAAATCACCCAGTGGGTTGGTCCCActaatggaaatggaaatgccTAA
- the EMC9 gene encoding ER membrane protein complex subunit 9 isoform X1 → MGEVEISALAYVKMCLHAARYPHAAVNGLFLAPAPRSGECLCLTDCVPLFHSHLALSVMLEVALNQVDVWGAQAGLVVAGYYHANAAVNDQSPGPLALKIAGRIAEFFPDAVLIMLDNQKLVPQPRVPPVIVLENQGLCWVPKDKNLVMWRDWEESRQMVGALLEDRAHQHLVDFDCHLDDIRQDWTNQRLNTQITQWVGPTNGNGNA, encoded by the exons ATGGGGGAGGTGGAGATCTCGGCCCTGGCCTACGTGAAGATGTGCCTGCATGCTGCCCGGTACCCACACGCCGCAGTCAACGGGCTGTTTCTGGCGCCAGCGCCGCGGTCCGGAGAATGCCTGTGCCTCACCGACTGTGTGCCCCTCTTCCACAGCCACCTGGCCCTGTCCGTCATGTTGGAGGTCGCCCTCAACCAG GTGGATGTGTGGGGAGCACAGGCCGGTCTGGTGGTGGCTGGTTACTACCATGCCAATGCAGCTGTGAACGATCAGAG CCCTGGGCCCCTGGCCTTGAAAATTGCTGGGCGAATTGCAGAATTCTTCCCTGATGCAGTACTTATTATG TTGGATAATCAGAAActggtgcctcagcctcgtgTGCCCCCGGTCATCGTCCTGGAGAACCAAGGTCTCTGCTGGGTCCCTAAGGATAAGAACTT AGTGATGTGGAGGGACTGGGAAGAGTCACGGCAGATGGTGGGAGCTCTACTGGAAGATCGGGCCCACCAGCACCTTGTGGACTTTGACTGCCACCTTGATGACATCCGGCAGGACTGGACCAACCAGCGGCTCAACACTCAAATCACCCAGTGGGTTGGTCCCActaatggaaatggaaatgccTAA